A genome region from Gadus chalcogrammus isolate NIFS_2021 chromosome 7, NIFS_Gcha_1.0, whole genome shotgun sequence includes the following:
- the LOC130386262 gene encoding stromal interaction molecule 1-like isoform X2 — protein sequence MGCLRVVSVGLLFVCVWVQSAADGTHQDPMDRSLTSKQEASEASDLCVIDQLLCEDENMMLSFEAIHSIHKLMDDDADGSVDTKETDGFLREDMNSKDPRAKHNNFHRADLLISLEDMWTSWKSSPVYNWTLEDMETWLLSCVELPQYMDTFKKHNIDGKALPRLTVKNSTLFVLLLKILDRSHVQKLQLKALDTVLFGPPLAGRQSLWKDLALGCSVLMALAGCWFACTQSRRSRDHLGQLMKDLEGLQCAEQSLLDLQERLQRAHEEQRTVETEKETMEEKLRDEISTAKQEAQRLKALREGTENERSRQKYAEQELEQVRMVLRRAEKELESRASWAPPESLQKWLQLTHEVEVQYYNIKRQSAERQLLQAKEGAEKIKKKRGSLFGTFHVAHSSSLDDVDHKILTAKQALGEVTAALREKLHRWQQIEALSGFNLVSNPGLPALAALLNLDPAFLGLRSAAPQHLLISDDLDDMDEDISPGTLKSPNLTPLRQRKTDPVLNLGSHRDVINRSDSDSSLPPSLVESHRSQAAPLASRPRPPPRRACNGAGLLQSSQSSQSSAGDGLFMSLSGGLEKSSSLGELRGSVPATLSSSSYASRSLCLPPPDAELTAGHAPSGQHNGQGASPARLQARRATALEDEGGSTGEDTEAGAVTSRRRRAFNKIFRKRT from the exons ATCTGTGTGTGATAGACCAGCTGCTGTGTGAGGATGAGAACATGATGCTGAGTTTCGAGGCGATTCACAGCATCCACAAACTGATGGACGACGACGCTGATGGGTCAGTGGACACCAAGGAGACGGACggg tttctgCGTGAGGACATGAACTCCAAAGACCCCCGGGCCAAGCATAACAACTTCCACCGGGCGGACCTTCTCATCAGCCTGGAGGACATGTGGACGTCCTGGAAGAGCTCCCCAG TATATAACTGGACACTCGAGGACATGGAGACCTGGCTACTGAGCTGCGTTGAGCTGCCTCAGTACATGGACACCttcaaaaaacacaacatcGACGGCAAGGCCTTACCcag GCTCACTGTGAAGAACTCCACTCTCTTTGTCTTGCTGCTGAAGATTTTGGACCGGAGCCACGTGCAGAAACTCCAGCTGAAAGCTCTGGACACGGTCCTGTTTGGCCCACCCCTGg cgggcaGACAGAGCCTGTGGAAGGACCTGGCCCTGGGCTGCTCGGTGCTGATGGCGCTGGCCGGCTGTTGGTTCGCCTGCACCCAGAGCCGGCGGTCCCGGGACCACCTGGGCCAGCTGATGAAGGACCTGGAGGGCCTGCAGTGCGCCGAGCAGAGCCTGCTGGACCTGCAGGAGAG GCTCCAGCGGGCCCACGAGGAGCAGCGCACCGTGGAGACGGAGAAGGAGACCATGGAGGAGAAGCTCCGGGACGAGATCAGCACGGCCAAGCAGGAGGCGCAGCGGCTGAAGGCGCTGCGCGAGGGCACGGAGAACGAGAGGAGCCGGCAGAAGTACGCCgagcaggagctggagcag GTGCGCATGGTCCTGAGGCGGGCCGAGAAGGAGCTGGAGTCGCGGGCCAGCTGGGCGCCCCCGGAGAGCCTCCAGAAGTGGCTGCAGCTCACCCACGAGGTGGAGGTGCAGTACTACAACATCAAGAGGCAGAGCGCAGAGCGCCAGCTGCTCCAGGCcaaggagggg GCCGAGAAGATCAAGAAGAAGAGGGGTTCTCTGTTCGGAACGTTCCATGTGGCTCACAGCTCCTCGCTGGACGACGTCGACCATAAGATCCTGACCGCCAA acaGGCCTTGGGGGAGGTGACGGCGGCCCTGCGGGAGAAGCTCCACCGCTGGCAGCAGATCGAGGCTCTGTCGGGCTTCAACCTGGTCAGTAACCCTGGCCTGCCCGCGCTGGCCGCCCTCCTCAACCTGGACCCCGCCTTCCTGGGCCTGCGCTCCGCCGCGCCACAGCACCTCCTGATCTCGGACGACCTCGACGACATGGACGAGGACATCTCCCCGGGCACCCTCAAGT CGCCAAATCTGACCCCCCTGCGACAGAGGAAAACAGACCCTGTGCTGAACCTGGGGTCCCACAG ggaCGTCATAAACCGCTCGGACTCcgactcctccctccctccgtccctcgtCGAATCACACCGCTCCCAGGCCgcccccttggcctccaggccccgccccccgccgcgcCGCGCCTGTAACGGGGCGGGGCTtctccagtcctcccagtcctcccagtcctccgcCGGCGACGGGCTCTTCATGTCGCTCTCGGGCGGCCTGGAGAAGAGCTCCAGCCTCGGGGAGCTGAGGGGCAGCGTGCCCGccaccctgtcctcctcctcctacgcctcgcgctccctctgcctccccccccccgacgcgGAGCTCACGgcgggccacgccccctccggGCAGCACAACGGCCAGGGGGCGTCGCCCGCCAGGCTGCAGGCCCGGCGGGCCACGGCCCTGGAGGACGAGGGAGGCTCGACGGGCGAGGACACGGAGGCTGGCGCCGTGACCAGCAGGCGGCGCCGCGCCTTCAACAAGATCTTCAGGAAGAGGacgtag
- the LOC130386262 gene encoding stromal interaction molecule 1-like isoform X1 has protein sequence MGCLRVVSVGLLFVCVWVQSAADGTHQDPMDRSLTSKQEASEASDLCVIDQLLCEDENMMLSFEAIHSIHKLMDDDADGSVDTKETDGFLREDMNSKDPRAKHNNFHRADLLISLEDMWTSWKSSPVYNWTLEDMETWLLSCVELPQYMDTFKKHNIDGKALPRLTVKNSTLFVLLLKILDRSHVQKLQLKALDTVLFGPPLAGRQSLWKDLALGCSVLMALAGCWFACTQSRRSRDHLGQLMKDLEGLQCAEQSLLDLQERLQRAHEEQRTVETEKETMEEKLRDEISTAKQEAQRLKALREGTENERSRQKYAEQELEQVRMVLRRAEKELESRASWAPPESLQKWLQLTHEVEVQYYNIKRQSAERQLLQAKEGAEKIKKKRGSLFGTFHVAHSSSLDDVDHKILTAKQALGEVTAALREKLHRWQQIEALSGFNLVSNPGLPALAALLNLDPAFLGLRSAAPQHLLISDDLDDMDEDISPGTLKYAAWQMDRRVSDIWPMSGISDSQSPWKHSAPNLTPLRQRKTDPVLNLGSHRDVINRSDSDSSLPPSLVESHRSQAAPLASRPRPPPRRACNGAGLLQSSQSSQSSAGDGLFMSLSGGLEKSSSLGELRGSVPATLSSSSYASRSLCLPPPDAELTAGHAPSGQHNGQGASPARLQARRATALEDEGGSTGEDTEAGAVTSRRRRAFNKIFRKRT, from the exons ATCTGTGTGTGATAGACCAGCTGCTGTGTGAGGATGAGAACATGATGCTGAGTTTCGAGGCGATTCACAGCATCCACAAACTGATGGACGACGACGCTGATGGGTCAGTGGACACCAAGGAGACGGACggg tttctgCGTGAGGACATGAACTCCAAAGACCCCCGGGCCAAGCATAACAACTTCCACCGGGCGGACCTTCTCATCAGCCTGGAGGACATGTGGACGTCCTGGAAGAGCTCCCCAG TATATAACTGGACACTCGAGGACATGGAGACCTGGCTACTGAGCTGCGTTGAGCTGCCTCAGTACATGGACACCttcaaaaaacacaacatcGACGGCAAGGCCTTACCcag GCTCACTGTGAAGAACTCCACTCTCTTTGTCTTGCTGCTGAAGATTTTGGACCGGAGCCACGTGCAGAAACTCCAGCTGAAAGCTCTGGACACGGTCCTGTTTGGCCCACCCCTGg cgggcaGACAGAGCCTGTGGAAGGACCTGGCCCTGGGCTGCTCGGTGCTGATGGCGCTGGCCGGCTGTTGGTTCGCCTGCACCCAGAGCCGGCGGTCCCGGGACCACCTGGGCCAGCTGATGAAGGACCTGGAGGGCCTGCAGTGCGCCGAGCAGAGCCTGCTGGACCTGCAGGAGAG GCTCCAGCGGGCCCACGAGGAGCAGCGCACCGTGGAGACGGAGAAGGAGACCATGGAGGAGAAGCTCCGGGACGAGATCAGCACGGCCAAGCAGGAGGCGCAGCGGCTGAAGGCGCTGCGCGAGGGCACGGAGAACGAGAGGAGCCGGCAGAAGTACGCCgagcaggagctggagcag GTGCGCATGGTCCTGAGGCGGGCCGAGAAGGAGCTGGAGTCGCGGGCCAGCTGGGCGCCCCCGGAGAGCCTCCAGAAGTGGCTGCAGCTCACCCACGAGGTGGAGGTGCAGTACTACAACATCAAGAGGCAGAGCGCAGAGCGCCAGCTGCTCCAGGCcaaggagggg GCCGAGAAGATCAAGAAGAAGAGGGGTTCTCTGTTCGGAACGTTCCATGTGGCTCACAGCTCCTCGCTGGACGACGTCGACCATAAGATCCTGACCGCCAA acaGGCCTTGGGGGAGGTGACGGCGGCCCTGCGGGAGAAGCTCCACCGCTGGCAGCAGATCGAGGCTCTGTCGGGCTTCAACCTGGTCAGTAACCCTGGCCTGCCCGCGCTGGCCGCCCTCCTCAACCTGGACCCCGCCTTCCTGGGCCTGCGCTCCGCCGCGCCACAGCACCTCCTGATCTCGGACGACCTCGACGACATGGACGAGGACATCTCCCCGGGCACCCTCAAGT ACGCAGCCTGGCAGATGGACCGCAGAGTGAGCGACATCTGGCCTATGAGTGGCATTTCGGACAGCCAGTCTCCATGGAAGCACTCTG CGCCAAATCTGACCCCCCTGCGACAGAGGAAAACAGACCCTGTGCTGAACCTGGGGTCCCACAG ggaCGTCATAAACCGCTCGGACTCcgactcctccctccctccgtccctcgtCGAATCACACCGCTCCCAGGCCgcccccttggcctccaggccccgccccccgccgcgcCGCGCCTGTAACGGGGCGGGGCTtctccagtcctcccagtcctcccagtcctccgcCGGCGACGGGCTCTTCATGTCGCTCTCGGGCGGCCTGGAGAAGAGCTCCAGCCTCGGGGAGCTGAGGGGCAGCGTGCCCGccaccctgtcctcctcctcctacgcctcgcgctccctctgcctccccccccccgacgcgGAGCTCACGgcgggccacgccccctccggGCAGCACAACGGCCAGGGGGCGTCGCCCGCCAGGCTGCAGGCCCGGCGGGCCACGGCCCTGGAGGACGAGGGAGGCTCGACGGGCGAGGACACGGAGGCTGGCGCCGTGACCAGCAGGCGGCGCCGCGCCTTCAACAAGATCTTCAGGAAGAGGacgtag
- the LOC130386262 gene encoding stromal interaction molecule 1-like isoform X3, which produces MGCLRVVSVGLLFVCVWVQSAADGTHQDPMDRSLTSKQEASEASDLCVIDQLLCEDENMMLSFEAIHSIHKLMDDDADGSVDTKETDGFLREDMNSKDPRAKHNNFHRADLLISLEDMWTSWKSSPVYNWTLEDMETWLLSCVELPQYMDTFKKHNIDGKALPRLTVKNSTLFVLLLKILDRSHVQKLQLKALDTVLFGPPLAGRQSLWKDLALGCSVLMALAGCWFACTQSRRSRDHLGQLMKDLEGLQCAEQSLLDLQERLQRAHEEQRTVETEKETMEEKLRDEISTAKQEAQRLKALREGTENERSRQKYAEQELEQVRMVLRRAEKELESRASWAPPESLQKWLQLTHEVEVQYYNIKRQSAERQLLQAKEGAEKIKKKRGSLFGTFHVAHSSSLDDVDHKILTAKQALGEVTAALREKLHRWQQIEALSGFNLVSNPGLPALAALLNLDPAFLGLRSAAPQHLLISDDLDDMDEDISPGTLKYAAWQMDRRVSDIWPMSGISDSQSPWKHSGTS; this is translated from the exons ATCTGTGTGTGATAGACCAGCTGCTGTGTGAGGATGAGAACATGATGCTGAGTTTCGAGGCGATTCACAGCATCCACAAACTGATGGACGACGACGCTGATGGGTCAGTGGACACCAAGGAGACGGACggg tttctgCGTGAGGACATGAACTCCAAAGACCCCCGGGCCAAGCATAACAACTTCCACCGGGCGGACCTTCTCATCAGCCTGGAGGACATGTGGACGTCCTGGAAGAGCTCCCCAG TATATAACTGGACACTCGAGGACATGGAGACCTGGCTACTGAGCTGCGTTGAGCTGCCTCAGTACATGGACACCttcaaaaaacacaacatcGACGGCAAGGCCTTACCcag GCTCACTGTGAAGAACTCCACTCTCTTTGTCTTGCTGCTGAAGATTTTGGACCGGAGCCACGTGCAGAAACTCCAGCTGAAAGCTCTGGACACGGTCCTGTTTGGCCCACCCCTGg cgggcaGACAGAGCCTGTGGAAGGACCTGGCCCTGGGCTGCTCGGTGCTGATGGCGCTGGCCGGCTGTTGGTTCGCCTGCACCCAGAGCCGGCGGTCCCGGGACCACCTGGGCCAGCTGATGAAGGACCTGGAGGGCCTGCAGTGCGCCGAGCAGAGCCTGCTGGACCTGCAGGAGAG GCTCCAGCGGGCCCACGAGGAGCAGCGCACCGTGGAGACGGAGAAGGAGACCATGGAGGAGAAGCTCCGGGACGAGATCAGCACGGCCAAGCAGGAGGCGCAGCGGCTGAAGGCGCTGCGCGAGGGCACGGAGAACGAGAGGAGCCGGCAGAAGTACGCCgagcaggagctggagcag GTGCGCATGGTCCTGAGGCGGGCCGAGAAGGAGCTGGAGTCGCGGGCCAGCTGGGCGCCCCCGGAGAGCCTCCAGAAGTGGCTGCAGCTCACCCACGAGGTGGAGGTGCAGTACTACAACATCAAGAGGCAGAGCGCAGAGCGCCAGCTGCTCCAGGCcaaggagggg GCCGAGAAGATCAAGAAGAAGAGGGGTTCTCTGTTCGGAACGTTCCATGTGGCTCACAGCTCCTCGCTGGACGACGTCGACCATAAGATCCTGACCGCCAA acaGGCCTTGGGGGAGGTGACGGCGGCCCTGCGGGAGAAGCTCCACCGCTGGCAGCAGATCGAGGCTCTGTCGGGCTTCAACCTGGTCAGTAACCCTGGCCTGCCCGCGCTGGCCGCCCTCCTCAACCTGGACCCCGCCTTCCTGGGCCTGCGCTCCGCCGCGCCACAGCACCTCCTGATCTCGGACGACCTCGACGACATGGACGAGGACATCTCCCCGGGCACCCTCAAGT ACGCAGCCTGGCAGATGGACCGCAGAGTGAGCGACATCTGGCCTATGAGTGGCATTTCGGACAGCCAGTCTCCATGGAAGCACTCTG ggaCGTCATAA